A region from the Felis catus isolate Fca126 chromosome F1, F.catus_Fca126_mat1.0, whole genome shotgun sequence genome encodes:
- the LRRN2 gene encoding leucine-rich repeat neuronal protein 2, translated as MRLLVAPLLLAWVAGAAAAVPVVPWRVPCPPQCACQIRPWYTPRSSYREATTVDCNDLFLTAVPPGLPAGTQTLLLQSNSIVRVDQSELNYLANLTELDLSQNSFSDARDCDLRALPQLLSLHLEENQLGRLEDHSFAGLASLQELYLNHNQLYRIAPRAFAGLGNLLRLHLNSNLLRAVDGRWFEMLPNLEILMIGGNKVDAILDMNFRPLANLRSLVLAGMNLREISDYALEGLQSLESLSFYDNQLAQVPRRALEQVPGLKFLDLNKNPLQRVGPGDFANMLHLKELGLNNMEELVSIDKFALVNLPELTKLDITNNPRLSFIHPRAFHHLPQMETLMLNNNALSALHQQTVESLPNLQEVGLHGNPIRCDCVIRWANATGTRVRFIEPQSTLCAEPPDLQRRPVREVPFREMTDHCLPLISPRSFPPSLQVASGESLVLHCRALAEPEPEIYWVTPAGVRLTPARAGRKYRVYPEGTLELRRVTAEETGLYTCVAQNLVGADSKTVNVVVGRAPPQPGRDKGWGLELRVQETHPYHILLSWVPPPNTVSTNLTWSSASSPRGQGAPALARLPRGTHSYNITRLLQATEYWACLQVAFADAHTQLACVWTRTKEAAPCRRALGDRPGLIAILALAVLLLAAGLAAHLGGGQPRQGAGGRPLLPAWAFWGWGSAPSVRVVSVPLVLPWNPGRKLSRSSEGETPSPLLLQNS; from the coding sequence ATGAGGCTCCTCGTGGCCCCCCTTTTGCTGGCGTGGGTGGCCGGTGCCGCCGCCGCCGTGCCCGTGGTACCCTGGCGTGTGCCCTGCCCCCCTCAGTGCGCCTGCCAGATCCGGCCCTGGTATACGCCCCGGTCATCCTACCGTGAGGCCACCACCGTGGACTGCAATGACCTGTTCCTGACGGCGGTGCCCCCCGGGCTGCCCGCGGGCACGCAGACCTTACTGCTGCAGAGCAACAGCATCGTCCGCGTGGACCAGAGTGAGCTCAACTACCTGGCCAACCTCACAGAGCTGGACCTGTCCCAGAACAGCTTTTCGGACGCTCGGGACTGTGATTTGCGCGCCCTGCCCCAGCTGCTGAGCCTGCACCTGGAGGAGAACCAGCTGGGCCGGCTGGAGGACCACAGCTTTGCGGGACTCGCCAGCCTGCAGGAGCTCTATCTCAACCACAACCAGCTCTACCGCATCGCCCCCAGGGCCTTTGCCGGCCTCGGCAACCTGCTGAGGCTGCACCTCAACTCCAACCTGCTGAGGGCCGTTGACGGCCGCTGGTTTGAGATGCTGCCCAACCTGGAGATCCTCATGATCGGCGGCAACAAGGTAGACGCCATCCTGGACATGAACTTCCGGCCCCTGGCCAACCTGCGCAGCCTGGTGCTGGCAGGCATGAACCTTCGGGAGATCTCCGACTACGCCCTGGAGGGGCTGCAAAGCCTGGAGAGCCTCTCCTTCTATGACAACCAGCTGGCCCAGGTGCCCAGGCGGGCCTTGGAGCAGGTGCCCGGGCTCAAGTTCTTAGACCTGAACAAGAACCCGCTCCAGCGGGTGGGGCCTGGGGACTTTGCCAACATGCTGCACCTCAAGGAGCTGGGTCTCAACAACATGGAGGAGCTGGTTTCCATCGACAAGTTCGCCCTGGTCAACCTCCCCGAGCTGACCAAGCTGGACATCACCAACAACCCCCGGCTGTCCTTCATCCACCCCCGCGCCTTCCACCACCTGCCCCAGATGGAGACCCTCATGCTCAACAACAACGCTCTCAGTGCCTTGCACCAGCAGACGGTGGAGTCCCTGCCCAACCTGCAGGAGGTGGGTCTCCATGGCAACCCCATCCGCTGCGATTGCGTCATCCGCTGGGCCAATGCCACGGGCACCCGCGTCCGCTTCATCGAGCCGCAGTCCACCCTGTGCGCCGAGCCGCCCGACCTCCAGCGCCGCCCAGTCCGCGAGGTGCCCTTCCGGGAGATGACGGACCACTGCCTGCCCCTCATCTCCCCCCGCAGCTTCCCCCCCAGCCTCCAGGTGGCCAGCGGAGAGAGCCTGGTGCTACACTGCCGGGCACTGGCTGAACCGGAACCCGAGATCTACTGGGTCACGCCAGCCGGGGTTCGACTGACGCCTGCCCGTGCTGGCAGGAAGTACCGGGTGTACCCCGAGGGGACCCTGGAGCTGCGGAGGGTGACGGCAGAAGAGACAGGCCTGTACACCTGTGTGGCCCAGAACCTGGTGGGGGCTGACAGTAAGACGGTTAACGTGGTCGTCGGCCGGGCCCCCCCGCAGCCGGGCCGGGACAAGGGATGGGGGCTGGAGCTCCGGGTGCAGGAGACCCACCCTTACCACATCCTGCTGTCTTGggtccccccacccaacacagtCTCTACCAACCTCACCTGGTCCAGCGCCTCCTCCCCCCGGGGCCAGGGGGCCCCTGCTCTGGCCCGCCTGCCGAGGGGAACCCACAGCTACAACATCACCCGCCTCCTTCAGGCCACGGAGTACTGGGCCTGCCTGCAAGTGGCCTTTGCCGATGCCCACACCCAGCTGGCATGTGTATGGACCAGGACTAAAGAGGCCGCTCCTTGCCGCAGAGCCTTAGGGGACCGACCAGGGCTCATAGCCATCCTGGCTCTGGCTGTCCTCCTGCTGGCAGCCGGGCTAGCCGCCCACCTTGGCGGTGGTCAGCCCAGGCAGGGGGCGGGTGGGCGGCCTCTCCTTCCGGCCTGGGCTTTCTGGGGCTGGGGGAGTGCCCCCTCCGTTCGAGTGGTATCCGTGCCCCTTGTCTTGCCCTGGAACCCCGGAAGGAAGCTGTCCCGGTCTTCGGAAGGGGAAACACCATCACCACTATTGCTACAAAATTCCTGA